A single window of Doryrhamphus excisus isolate RoL2022-K1 chromosome 5, RoL_Dexc_1.0, whole genome shotgun sequence DNA harbors:
- the zgc:109982 gene encoding retinol dehydrogenase 8, producing the protein MTQKVVLITGCSSGIGLSLATRIAKDEKKRFMVYATMRNLSKGEALVEAAGRTLGRTLEIKQLDVCDETSIKNCVDSLPERRVDILISNAGMGLIGPIECQSIDEMKTVMDTNFFGLVRLLKEILPDMKRRKRGHIVVISSVMGIQGILFNDVYAASKFAVEGFCESLAVQALRFKLNISLIEPGPVITEFERKVYEEGLKTDLSNADQVTADMFTNIYLKNYKQIFETLGQTAEDVAEHTHKIITMDNPPFRHQTNTLYTPMTTLKYADPSGDLPIDTFYKMVFEHDKVFNASLNFLKLLRWRSRKSFTTDKSN; encoded by the exons ATGACCCAAAAGGTGGTCCTCATCACCGGATGCTCCTCAGGCATCGGCCTCTCTCTGGCCACACGCATCGCCAAGGACGAGAAGAAGAGGTTCATGG TCTACGCCACCATGAGGAATCTGAGCAAGGGCGAGGCGCTGGTGGAGGCGGCTGGTCGCACGCTTGGCCGCACTCTGGAGATCAAGCAGCTGGATGTGTGCGATGAGACCTCCATCAAAAACTGCGTGGACAGCCTGCCAGAGCGCAGGGTGGATATCCTCA TCAGTAATGCCGGCATGGGCCTGATTGGACCCATCGAATGCCAGTCTATCGACGAGATGAAGACCGTCATGGACACCAACTTCTTTGGACTGGTTAGGCTGCTGAAGGAGATCCTTCCTGACATGAAGCGACGCAAGAGAGGTCACATCGTGGTCATTAGCAGCGTCATGGGGATCCAAG GGATCCTCTTCAATGACGTTTATGCTGCATCCAAGTTTGCTGTGGAGGGGTTCTGTGAGAGTTTGGCCGTGCAAGCGCTGAGATTTAAGCTCAA CATCAGTCTAATCGAGCCTGGTCCCGTCATCACAGAATTTGAGCGGAAAGTGTACGAAGAAGGTCTGAAGACAGACCTCAGCAACGCAGACCAAGTGACGGCCGACATGTTCACCAACATCTACCTGAAGAACtacaaacaaatatttgaaaCGCTCGGGCAGACGGCGGAAGACGTGGCCGAG CACACGCATAAGATCATCACCATGGACAACCCGCCTTTCCGCCACCAGACCAACACACTTTACACCCCGATGACCACACTCAAGTATGCAGACCCCAGCGGTGACTTGCCCATCGACACCTTCTACAAGATGGTGTTTGAACACGACAAGGTCTTCAACGCCAGCCTCAACTTCCTGAAACTGCTACGCTGGAGAAGCAGGAAGAGCTTCACCACCGACAAGAGCAACTGA
- the scinla gene encoding scinderin like a, whose product MATHKEFEVAGKKPGLQVWRVEKMDLKAVPTELHGNFYTGDSYIVLFTTTGMAYNIHSWIGAETSQDEQGAAAIFMTQLDDYLQCAAIQFTEFQDHESVNFMGYFKKGIKYQKGGVASGFNHIITNETKIQRVLKVKGRHQIRATEVDLSWQSFNTGDCFIIDLGKDIFSWAGSECNRYERLKATQVACDIRDNERRGRATMHLIDQGSEPDTVIKVLGPLPELPPGSCDKPVLVHSPATLYMVSNGSNKEMKITQVAAQSPFKQSLLSEKECYILDNGKDNKIFIWKGSDSSKDERSHSLETANKFIKDKKYSPHCQIQIVPQAAETTLFKEYFENWMDKDETTGPGKTYTIGRIAVVEQIPFDASSLHKNTMMAAQHGMVDDGSGKVQIWRVEGGDKVAVDPSTHGEFFGGDCYLVLYSYKVDGREKHIIYIWQGNKCSKDELGASAILAVKLDDSMGGVATQVRVTQGQEPPHLLSMFKGKPLVVHLGGTSRKGGDKVAGAKRLFHIRQSRTKATRAVEVAPDASSLNSNDIFVLKSPSGNFLWKGRGATAEEMVAAKHVAGMLGGTPTEVAETKEPPSFWEVLGGKKSYQTSLVLRTAVLQSPRLFGCSNATGRLIVEEVPGDLDQLDLETDDIMILDTHDQIFIWIGQDANKTEKSGCMRIAEDYVNSDPSGRRGTPICIIKHGEEPPSFTGWFLAWDPTLWDKDLLASLQVAH is encoded by the exons ATGGCGACCCACAAAGAGTTTGAGGTGGCAGGGAAGAAGCCTGGCCTTCAGGTGTGGCGTGTGGAGAAGATGGACTTGAAAGCGGTCCCGACTGAACTCCACGGAAACTTCTACACTGGAGACTCCTACATTGTCCTCTTCACCACCACGGGGATGGCTTACAACATTCACAGCTGGATCG GCGCGGAGACGTCTCAGGATGAGCAAGGGGCCGCTGCCATTTTTATGACCCAGCTCGATGACTACCTGCAATGCGCCGCCATACAGTTCACAGAGTTCCAGGACCACGAGTCTGTTAACTTCATGGGTTACTTCAAGAAAGGCATAAAGTACCAG AAAGGAGGCGTGGCATCGGGCTTTAATCACATCATTACAAACGAAACCAAAATCCAGCGCGTGCTGAAGGTCAAAGGTCGACATCAGATCCGAGCCACAGAGGTGGACCTGTCGTGGCAGAGCTTCAATACAGGAGACTGCTTCATCATCGACTTGGGAAAG GACATCTTCTCATGGGCGGGAAGCGAGTGCAACCGCTACGAGCGCCTGAAAGCCACACAGGTGGCCTGCGACATTCGTGACAACGAGCGGAGAGGGCGAGCGACGATGCACCTTATCGATCAGGGCTCTGAGCCGGACACTGTCATAAAG GTGCTTGGACCGCTGCCCGAACTGCCGCCGGGAAGTTGTGACAAACCCGTGCTCGTACACAGCCCCGCTACGCTGTACATG GTCTCCAACGGCAGCAACAAAGAGATGAAGATAACGCAGGTGGCCGCCCAGAGTCCCTTCAAACAATCGCTGCTCTCCGAGAAGGAATGCTACATCCTGGACAATGGCAAAGACAACAAGATTTTTATCTGGAAAG GAAGTGATTCCAGCAAGGATGAACGCTCCCACAGTCTTGAAACGGCCAATAAGTTCATCAAAGACAAGAAATACTCTCCACACTGTCAG ATCCAAATTGTGCCTCAAGCGGCTGAGACAACCCTTTTCAAGGAGTACTTTGAGAACTGGATGGACAAGGATGAGACCACTGGGCCGGGCAAGACATACACCATCGGGAGGATCGCCGTCGTCGAACAGATTCCCTTTGACGCCTCCAGCCTCCACAAAAACACTATGATGGCCGCCCAGCACGGCATGGTGGACGACGGCTCGGGCAAAGTCCAG ATCTGGCGTGTGGAAGGAGGAGACAAGGTGGCGGTGGACCCCTCCACTCATGGAGAGTTCTTTGGAGGTGACTGCTACCTAGTGCTCTACTCCTACAAAGTGGATGGCAGAGAAAAGCACATCATCTACATCTG GCAAGGAAACAAGTGCTCCAAGGACGAGCTGGGTGCCTCCGCCATTTTGGCTGTCAAACTGGATGATTCCATGGGAGGCGTTGCAACTCAA GTCCGTGTCACTCAGGGCCAAGAACCTCCTCATCTGCTGagcatgtttaaaggcaaaccCCTGGTAGTCCACCTGGGTGGGACGTCCCGCAAGGGTGGTGACAAGGTGGCAGGCGCCAAGCGACTGTTTCATATCCGCCAGAGCCGCACCAAAGCCACACGGGCCGTGGAG GTGGCACCAGACGCTTCGTCTCTGAACTCCAACGACATTTTTGTGCTCAAGTCCCCGAGCGGAAACTTCCTGTGGAAGGGCCGCGGAGCAACAGCAGAGGAGATGGTAGCCGCTAAACACGTGGCGGGCATGCTTGGCGGCACCCCCACTGAGGTGGCAGAGACCAAGGAGCCCC CAAGCTTCTGGGAGGTGCTGGGTGGAAAGAAGAGCTACCAGACCTCACTTGTCCTGCGGACCGCAGTCTTGCAGAGTCCCCGACTCTTTGGATGCTCCAACGCCACTGGAAGACTGATT GTGGAGGAAGTCCCTGGAGACTTGGACCAGTTAGACTTGGAGACCGATGACATCATGATTCTGGACACTCATGATCAG ATCTTCATTTGGATCGGACAGGACGCCAACAAGACAGAGAAGAGTGGATGCATGCGTATTG CCGAGGACTATGTGAACTCTGACCCCTCCGGTCGCCGTGGTACCCCCATCTGCATCATCAAACATGGCGAGGAGCCCCCCTCCTTCACTGGCTGGTTCCTGGCCTGGGACCCCACCTTGTGGGACAAAGACCTCCTGGCCAGCTTGCAAGTTGCACATTAG